One genomic region from Parafrankia irregularis encodes:
- a CDS encoding mycofactocin-coupled SDR family oxidoreductase — MGKLDGKVAFITGAARGQGRSHALRLAQEGADIIAVDLCGPVRSVAYPMPTLDDLQQTAKDVEALGRRVVARQADVRDFAGLEAAFKEGVAELGPVQLVVANAGIGAGGVATDDEQWEDVVAVNLTGVWNTGRVAIPQMLELNQGGSIVLTSSTGGLVGVGIPTAGFLGYTAAKHGVIGLMRSWANFLAPFNIRVNSVAPTAVRTPMAGDGNLQKILEHAPQLANALTNAMPVDLVEPIDVSNAVAWLVSEDARYITGTVVPVDAGLLNKR; from the coding sequence ATGGGAAAGCTTGACGGCAAGGTCGCCTTCATCACCGGTGCAGCCCGCGGCCAGGGCCGTAGCCACGCGCTGCGGTTGGCGCAGGAGGGCGCCGACATCATCGCCGTGGACCTCTGCGGCCCGGTGCGCTCGGTCGCCTACCCGATGCCCACGCTGGACGACCTGCAGCAGACCGCGAAGGACGTCGAGGCCCTCGGCCGGCGGGTCGTCGCGCGCCAGGCCGACGTCCGGGACTTCGCCGGGCTGGAGGCGGCGTTCAAGGAGGGCGTGGCCGAGCTCGGCCCGGTCCAGCTCGTCGTCGCCAACGCCGGGATCGGCGCCGGCGGTGTCGCCACCGACGATGAGCAGTGGGAGGACGTCGTCGCGGTCAACCTGACCGGGGTGTGGAACACCGGCCGGGTCGCGATCCCGCAGATGCTGGAGCTGAACCAGGGCGGGTCGATCGTCCTGACCAGCTCCACCGGCGGCCTGGTCGGCGTCGGCATCCCCACCGCCGGGTTCCTCGGCTACACCGCCGCCAAGCACGGCGTCATCGGCCTGATGCGGTCGTGGGCGAACTTCCTCGCGCCGTTCAACATCCGGGTGAACAGCGTCGCCCCGACCGCTGTGCGCACGCCGATGGCCGGTGACGGGAACCTGCAGAAGATCCTCGAGCACGCCCCGCAGCTGGCCAACGCGCTCACCAACGCGATGCCGGTCGACCTGGTCGAGCCGATCGACGTCTCCAACGCCGTCGCCTGGCTGGTGTCGGAGGACGCGCGGTACATCACCGGCACGGTCGTCCCCGTCGACGCGGGCCTGCTCAACAAGCGGTAG
- a CDS encoding zinc-binding dehydrogenase has translation MRATFMYGPGDVRVEDVPDAKLHEPTDAVVRVVLACVCGSDLHPYRSMLATGDGVPMGHEFIGVVEEVGAAVTGLAPGDFVVSPFAFSDNTCEFCREGFHTSCVHGGWYGVGGVGGAQAEAVRVPQAAGTLVKLPADVDEALWPSLLTLSDVYLTGWHAAHMARVAPGRTVTVIGDGAVGLSAVLASKRMGAERIILMGRHTDRTDLGREFGATDVVAARGEEGVAAVLALTGGAGSHVVLEAVGHLPAYEQAYGVLRPGGTISRVGVPQYEQAPVGFGSLFRKNATLNGGPAPVRAYIERALPDVLEGRIDPGRVFDRTVDLDHVADAYQAMDSRHALKVVVRP, from the coding sequence ATGCGAGCAACATTCATGTACGGCCCCGGTGACGTCCGCGTCGAGGACGTCCCGGACGCGAAGCTGCACGAGCCGACGGACGCCGTCGTGCGGGTGGTGCTGGCGTGCGTGTGCGGGTCGGACCTGCATCCGTACCGCTCCATGCTCGCCACCGGCGACGGTGTTCCGATGGGGCACGAGTTCATCGGCGTGGTGGAGGAGGTCGGCGCGGCGGTGACGGGCCTGGCGCCCGGTGACTTCGTCGTGTCCCCGTTCGCGTTCTCCGACAACACCTGTGAGTTCTGCCGCGAGGGCTTCCACACCTCCTGCGTGCACGGCGGCTGGTACGGCGTCGGCGGGGTCGGCGGCGCGCAGGCCGAGGCGGTGCGGGTCCCGCAGGCCGCCGGCACCCTGGTGAAGCTCCCCGCCGACGTCGACGAGGCGTTGTGGCCCTCGCTGCTGACCCTTTCGGACGTCTACCTCACCGGCTGGCACGCCGCGCACATGGCCCGGGTCGCGCCCGGGCGGACCGTCACCGTGATCGGTGACGGCGCGGTGGGGCTGTCCGCGGTGCTGGCCTCGAAGCGGATGGGCGCCGAGCGGATCATCCTCATGGGTCGGCACACCGACCGCACCGACCTCGGGCGTGAGTTCGGTGCCACCGACGTCGTCGCCGCCCGCGGCGAGGAGGGCGTCGCCGCGGTCCTCGCGCTCACCGGCGGCGCGGGCAGCCACGTCGTGCTCGAAGCCGTCGGGCACCTGCCCGCCTACGAGCAGGCGTACGGCGTGCTGCGCCCCGGCGGCACCATCTCCCGGGTCGGGGTGCCGCAGTACGAGCAGGCACCGGTCGGGTTCGGCTCCCTGTTCCGCAAGAACGCCACCCTCAACGGCGGGCCGGCCCCCGTCCGCGCCTACATCGAGCGGGCTCTGCCCGACGTGCTCGAAGGCCGGATCGACCCCGGCCGGGTGTTCGACCGAACCGTTGACCTCGACCACGTCGCCGACGCCTACCAGGCCATGGACTCCCGCCACGCCCTGAAGGTCGTGGTCCGCCCGTGA
- a CDS encoding helix-turn-helix domain-containing protein, whose translation MDNQAGDRADDRAGNRADNRAQVREFLISRRERITPEQAGLPAYGGANRRVKGLRREEVALLAGVSVDYYVRMERGNLTGTSDAVLGCLATALQLDDAEREHLFDLARAAQPAPTRQRRAVTPDVTDGIQRVLDAITEAPAWVRNARHDLLATNRLARALYAPVLADPRRPANTARFIYLDPASRAFFADWERAADDTAGMLRSEAGRNPHDRQLIELIGELSTRSAQFRTRWAAHNVRFHRTGRKRLHHPVIGALDLTFEAMEFPSHPGLTLVVYTAPTGTPAADGLRLLASWAATTEAEAVDGETAEAEAADGDSTAGRPWKTV comes from the coding sequence ATGGACAACCAGGCGGGTGACCGGGCAGACGACCGCGCGGGCAACCGGGCGGACAACCGAGCCCAGGTCCGCGAGTTCCTCATCTCGCGGCGGGAGCGGATCACCCCCGAGCAGGCCGGGCTGCCCGCCTACGGGGGCGCCAACCGCCGCGTCAAGGGACTGCGCCGCGAAGAGGTCGCCCTGCTCGCCGGGGTGAGCGTCGACTACTACGTCCGGATGGAACGCGGGAACCTCACCGGTACGTCGGACGCCGTCCTCGGCTGCCTCGCCACCGCGCTGCAGCTCGACGACGCCGAGCGCGAGCACCTGTTCGACCTCGCCCGCGCCGCGCAGCCCGCTCCCACCCGGCAACGCCGAGCGGTGACACCGGATGTCACCGACGGGATCCAGCGGGTCCTCGACGCCATCACCGAAGCCCCGGCCTGGGTCCGCAACGCCCGCCACGACCTGCTGGCCACCAACCGGCTGGCCCGCGCGCTGTACGCCCCGGTGCTCGCCGACCCGCGGCGGCCGGCCAACACCGCCCGCTTCATCTACCTCGACCCCGCGTCGCGTGCGTTCTTCGCCGACTGGGAACGCGCCGCCGACGACACCGCGGGCATGCTGCGCTCCGAAGCCGGCCGCAACCCCCACGACCGGCAGCTGATCGAACTGATCGGCGAGCTGTCCACGCGCAGCGCGCAGTTCCGCACCCGCTGGGCCGCGCACAACGTCCGCTTCCACCGCACCGGCCGCAAACGGCTCCACCACCCCGTGATCGGCGCCCTCGACCTCACGTTCGAGGCCATGGAGTTCCCGTCCCACCCAGGCCTCACGCTGGTCGTCTACACCGCACCGACCGGCACCCCCGCCGCCGACGGCCTGCGGCTCCTCGCCAGCTGGGCCGCCACCACGGAGGCCGAGGCAGTGGACGGCGAAACCGCCGAGGCCGAAGCGGCCGACGGCGACAGCACGGCCGGGCGCCCCTGGAAGACCGTCTGA
- a CDS encoding DUF4286 family protein, producing the protein MASGVLIVESRPASPQEAAAYHDWYDNTHLPEMLKVDGFVAARRLAALGGDTFIAIYEIDGDVEAAKAALGQALGSGAMSRPVGVELTPPPTVRFFSQLGAIGQDA; encoded by the coding sequence ATGGCAAGCGGTGTTCTGATCGTCGAATCGCGTCCCGCCTCGCCGCAGGAGGCCGCGGCCTACCACGACTGGTACGACAACACGCACCTGCCCGAGATGCTCAAGGTGGACGGCTTCGTCGCCGCCCGGCGGCTCGCGGCCCTCGGCGGTGACACCTTCATCGCGATCTACGAGATCGACGGTGATGTCGAGGCGGCCAAGGCCGCGCTGGGCCAGGCGCTGGGCTCCGGGGCGATGTCACGTCCGGTCGGAGTGGAACTGACCCCGCCTCCGACCGTTCGCTTCTTCAGCCAGCTCGGCGCCATCGGGCAGGACGCCTAG
- a CDS encoding metal-dependent hydrolase family protein, whose amino-acid sequence MATATAPTIILRARRWLDVDAGEVRSPAVIVVVGDRISAVNPTDLPVGMDVDAHAGADAVEIDLGDVTLLPGLMDMELNLLIGGPETPTGLPLPMHGVQDDPAYRTLRATVNARTTLHAGFTTVRNLGLMVKTGGYLLDVALARSIEQGWVEGPRIIPAGHAVTPYGGHLDPTVFQRLAPGIMPLSVAEGIANGVADVRACVRYQIRHGAKVIKVSASGGVMSHSTGPGAQQYSDEELAAIADEAHRADIRVAAHAVGDRAVQACVRAGIDCIEHGFLASDETLRMMVDHGTFLVSTTYLTDGMDIARAAPELRKKAAEVFPRAKAMLPRAVAAGVRIACGTDAPAVPHGDNAKELVALVSRGMTPVQALRAATVTSAELIGLDHELGRLREGYLADIIAVPGDPAQDITRTQDVRFVMKDGHVHKQV is encoded by the coding sequence ATGGCGACGGCGACGGCCCCGACCATCATCCTGCGCGCGCGGCGCTGGCTGGACGTCGACGCCGGGGAGGTCCGGTCGCCGGCGGTGATCGTCGTCGTGGGTGACCGGATCAGCGCGGTCAACCCGACCGATCTCCCCGTGGGCATGGACGTGGATGCGCACGCGGGCGCTGACGCGGTCGAGATCGACCTGGGCGATGTCACCCTGCTGCCCGGGCTGATGGACATGGAGCTCAACCTGCTCATCGGCGGGCCGGAGACCCCGACGGGCCTGCCGCTGCCGATGCACGGCGTCCAGGACGACCCCGCGTACCGCACGCTGCGGGCGACCGTGAACGCCCGCACGACGCTGCACGCCGGCTTCACCACGGTCCGCAACCTCGGGCTGATGGTCAAGACCGGGGGCTACCTGCTCGACGTCGCGTTGGCGCGCTCGATCGAGCAGGGCTGGGTGGAAGGGCCACGGATCATTCCGGCCGGTCACGCGGTCACGCCGTACGGCGGGCATCTCGACCCGACCGTCTTCCAGCGCCTGGCGCCCGGGATCATGCCGTTGAGCGTCGCGGAGGGGATCGCGAACGGGGTGGCCGACGTGCGGGCCTGCGTCCGCTACCAGATCCGCCACGGCGCCAAGGTGATCAAGGTGTCGGCGTCCGGCGGCGTGATGTCGCACAGCACCGGCCCGGGAGCCCAGCAGTACTCCGACGAGGAGCTGGCGGCGATCGCCGACGAGGCGCACCGGGCCGACATCCGCGTCGCCGCGCACGCCGTCGGCGACCGGGCGGTTCAGGCCTGCGTCCGGGCCGGCATCGACTGCATCGAGCACGGCTTCCTCGCCAGCGACGAGACGCTGCGGATGATGGTCGATCACGGCACCTTCCTGGTGTCGACGACGTACCTGACCGACGGCATGGATATCGCGCGGGCAGCACCCGAGCTGCGGAAGAAGGCGGCCGAGGTGTTCCCCCGCGCCAAGGCGATGCTGCCCAGAGCCGTCGCCGCCGGCGTCAGGATCGCCTGCGGCACCGACGCCCCGGCGGTTCCGCACGGCGACAACGCCAAGGAGCTGGTCGCGCTGGTGTCGCGGGGTATGACCCCGGTACAGGCGCTGCGGGCCGCCACCGTGACCAGTGCGGAGCTGATCGGGCTGGACCACGAGCTCGGCCGGCTGCGGGAGGGCTACCTCGCCGACATCATCGCCGTCCCCGGCGACCCCGCCCAGGACATCACCCGCACCCAGGACGTCCGGTTCGTCATGAAGGACGGGCACGTCCACAAACAGGTCTGA
- a CDS encoding aromatic ring-hydroxylating oxygenase subunit alpha → MPRFPKPPEGSWTQHYPELGTAPVSYEDSTSPEYYQREKKAVFKRAWLHVGRVEQLPRVGSYFTKDIRAANASIVVVRDRAGQVRAFHNVCRHRGNKLVWTEDPKLDSQGICRQFTCKYHGWRYDLDGALKFIQQEGEFFDVDRSRYGLAPVHCDVWAGFVFVNFAPEPEQSLREFLGPMVTALEGYPFEKLTARFGYSTTIQSNWKLYMDAFAEFYHAPILHAKQSPEKYSAAAAQAGFEAPHYQLDGPHRLVSTSGVRFWEMDADLLKPMEIITRSGLFGPWEKAELGEMPPGLNPAGCDPWGLDSFQLFPNFVILIWSQGWYITYQYWPTAYNTHVFEGSAYFPPATNIRERVAQEMAAVTFKEFALQDSNTLEATQMMLENDYVSEFLLNDQEILCRHLHKVVRDWVADFEGARR, encoded by the coding sequence GTGCCGCGTTTCCCGAAACCACCGGAAGGCAGCTGGACCCAGCATTACCCGGAGCTTGGAACGGCCCCGGTGTCCTACGAGGACTCGACCTCACCCGAGTACTACCAGCGGGAGAAGAAGGCGGTCTTCAAGCGTGCGTGGCTGCATGTCGGCCGGGTGGAACAGCTGCCCCGTGTCGGCAGCTACTTCACCAAGGACATCCGTGCCGCCAACGCGTCGATCGTCGTCGTCCGAGACCGGGCGGGGCAGGTCCGCGCGTTCCACAACGTCTGCCGCCACCGTGGTAACAAGCTCGTCTGGACGGAGGACCCGAAGCTCGACAGCCAGGGCATCTGCCGGCAGTTCACCTGCAAGTACCACGGCTGGCGTTACGACCTCGACGGCGCGCTGAAGTTCATCCAGCAGGAGGGGGAGTTCTTCGACGTCGACAGGAGCCGGTACGGCCTGGCGCCGGTGCACTGCGACGTCTGGGCCGGATTCGTCTTCGTGAACTTCGCCCCGGAGCCGGAGCAGTCGCTGCGCGAGTTCCTCGGCCCGATGGTGACGGCGCTCGAAGGCTATCCCTTCGAGAAGCTCACGGCCCGCTTCGGATACAGCACGACGATCCAGTCGAACTGGAAGCTGTACATGGACGCGTTCGCCGAGTTCTACCACGCGCCGATCCTGCACGCGAAGCAGTCGCCGGAGAAGTACTCGGCGGCCGCCGCGCAGGCCGGCTTCGAGGCACCGCACTACCAGCTCGACGGGCCGCACCGGCTGGTGAGCACCTCCGGCGTCCGTTTCTGGGAGATGGACGCGGACCTGCTCAAGCCGATGGAGATCATCACTCGCAGCGGGCTGTTCGGTCCGTGGGAGAAGGCCGAGCTGGGGGAGATGCCACCCGGGCTCAACCCGGCCGGGTGCGACCCGTGGGGGCTGGACTCGTTCCAGCTGTTCCCGAACTTCGTGATCCTGATCTGGAGCCAGGGCTGGTACATCACCTACCAGTACTGGCCGACGGCGTACAACACCCACGTCTTCGAGGGCAGCGCGTATTTCCCGCCGGCCACGAACATCAGGGAACGGGTCGCGCAGGAGATGGCGGCGGTGACGTTCAAGGAGTTCGCGCTGCAGGACTCCAACACGCTCGAGGCCACCCAGATGATGCTCGAGAACGACTACGTCAGCGAGTTCCTGCTCAACGACCAGGAAATCCTCTGCCGACACCTGCACAAGGTCGTCCGTGACTGGGTCGCGGACTTCGAGGGGGCCCGCCGATGA
- a CDS encoding carboxymuconolactone decarboxylase family protein — protein MTSSTRSAAPRLGPLPVAQWSEQDRETLRGSFARADRYLSGDADAPPMPPILGLLARHSRVGGPWLAFNGRLLDAGTLDPRDRELLILRVASRTGCRYLWAEHVGLARSAGLTRERTAAVTEGPEAAGWAERDRDLLRATDQLVADHALDDALWARLASFLDERQLLEAIFVVGSYTCLAMVLNSVGLEPATKPVP, from the coding sequence TTGACGTCATCGACCCGCTCCGCCGCGCCCCGGCTGGGCCCGCTGCCGGTCGCGCAATGGTCCGAACAGGACCGCGAGACGCTGCGCGGCAGTTTCGCCCGCGCCGATCGCTACCTCTCCGGTGACGCCGACGCGCCACCGATGCCACCCATCCTCGGCCTTCTCGCCCGGCACTCGCGGGTGGGTGGGCCCTGGCTCGCCTTCAACGGCCGCCTGCTCGACGCCGGGACGCTCGACCCGCGCGACCGGGAACTGCTGATTCTGCGGGTCGCTTCCCGGACGGGCTGCCGCTACCTGTGGGCGGAACACGTCGGTCTCGCCCGCTCGGCAGGGCTGACGCGGGAGCGAACCGCCGCCGTCACCGAGGGCCCCGAGGCCGCCGGGTGGGCCGAGCGGGACCGCGACCTGCTGCGCGCCACCGATCAGCTCGTTGCCGACCACGCCCTCGACGACGCTCTCTGGGCGCGACTGGCCTCCTTTCTCGACGAACGACAGCTCCTTGAGGCGATCTTCGTGGTCGGAAGCTACACGTGTCTCGCCATGGTGCTGAACAGCGTTGGGCTGGAACCGGCGACCAAGCCCGTTCCCTGA
- a CDS encoding SDR family NAD(P)-dependent oxidoreductase codes for MSGTRPGPGARPPRSRVAVVTGGASGIGEATCHQLAERGHRVAVLDLDRETADRVAKQVRAAGGQAIGLAADVTDRPALDAAFAEIRSTLGPTEILVTSAGLVAFDPFEQITLDQWNRVLDVNLTGTFHSCQAAIPDMVTARWGRIVTIASSSAQRGSPNMAHYAAAKGGVIVLTKSLARAYASHGITVNSIPPSGIETPMQHQSQAEGNLPSNEVMAGTIPLGHLGTPDDIAAAAVFLASEEAGFITGQVLGVNGGSVL; via the coding sequence ATGTCAGGTACCAGGCCAGGGCCAGGCGCCAGGCCGCCCAGGTCCCGGGTGGCGGTGGTCACCGGCGGGGCGTCGGGCATCGGCGAGGCCACCTGCCACCAGCTGGCCGAACGAGGCCACCGCGTCGCCGTGCTCGACCTCGACCGCGAGACGGCGGACCGGGTGGCCAAGCAGGTGCGGGCCGCCGGCGGGCAGGCCATCGGCCTCGCCGCGGATGTCACCGACCGGCCAGCCCTCGACGCGGCCTTCGCCGAGATCCGTTCGACGCTGGGGCCGACGGAGATCCTGGTGACCAGCGCGGGCCTCGTCGCGTTCGACCCGTTCGAGCAGATCACGCTCGACCAGTGGAACCGCGTCCTCGACGTGAACCTCACCGGCACGTTCCACAGCTGCCAGGCGGCGATCCCCGACATGGTCACGGCGCGCTGGGGCCGCATCGTCACGATCGCGTCGTCGAGCGCCCAGCGCGGGTCGCCGAACATGGCGCACTACGCCGCGGCCAAGGGCGGTGTGATCGTCCTGACCAAGTCGCTGGCCCGTGCGTACGCCTCGCACGGAATCACCGTCAACAGCATCCCGCCGTCGGGCATCGAGACGCCGATGCAGCACCAGTCGCAGGCCGAGGGGAACCTCCCCAGCAACGAGGTGATGGCCGGGACCATCCCGCTCGGCCATCTCGGGACTCCCGACGACATCGCCGCGGCGGCCGTGTTCCTCGCCTCCGAAGAGGCCGGTTTCATCACCGGGCAGGTCCTCGGGGTCAACGGCGGGTCCGTGCTTTGA
- a CDS encoding 2Fe-2S iron-sulfur cluster-binding protein has translation MSEDVEVTIRLGGRTITTAYRRGATLLQTARSAGLRPPSSCETGSCATCMAQIVRGRAEMRNNDALTLDEVAEGWVLTCQAEPATPTVEVVYE, from the coding sequence GTGTCAGAGGACGTCGAGGTGACCATCAGGCTCGGCGGCAGGACGATCACGACCGCCTACCGCCGGGGCGCCACGCTGCTGCAGACCGCGCGGTCCGCGGGCCTGCGGCCCCCCTCGTCGTGCGAGACGGGAAGCTGCGCCACCTGCATGGCGCAGATCGTGCGGGGGCGGGCCGAGATGCGTAACAACGACGCGCTGACCCTCGACGAGGTCGCCGAGGGCTGGGTGCTCACCTGCCAGGCCGAGCCCGCCACCCCGACCGTCGAAGTGGTCTACGAGTGA
- a CDS encoding TetR/AcrR family transcriptional regulator, whose protein sequence is MAPARRSTVEDSITRTALLDATESLMLEEGYAAVTTRRLASKAGVNNGLVYYYFGTMDGLYIELFRRGAERSLARLRLILQSPQPLWALWDLTHDFSSNALTMEFTALANHRKAIRAEIAAYSRTFRKLELDALTEVLKDYGVDRERWPPVSLILAMTAISRFLQIEEDFDVTVGHAEMVAVIEREIRALEGERRQRIGSSPKTVVRSISRGEPGS, encoded by the coding sequence ATGGCGCCGGCACGGCGGAGCACCGTCGAGGACTCGATCACCCGCACGGCGCTTCTCGACGCCACCGAGAGCCTGATGCTGGAAGAGGGCTACGCCGCCGTCACCACCCGCCGGCTGGCCAGCAAGGCCGGTGTCAACAACGGGCTCGTCTACTACTACTTCGGGACGATGGACGGCCTGTACATCGAGCTGTTCCGGCGTGGCGCCGAGCGGAGCCTGGCGCGCCTGCGGCTCATCCTGCAGTCCCCGCAACCACTGTGGGCGCTCTGGGACCTGACCCACGACTTCTCCAGCAACGCGCTCACCATGGAGTTCACCGCGCTGGCCAATCACCGCAAGGCGATCCGGGCCGAGATAGCGGCCTACTCGCGTACCTTCCGCAAGCTGGAGCTCGACGCCCTCACCGAGGTGCTCAAGGACTACGGAGTGGACCGCGAGCGATGGCCGCCGGTGTCGCTGATCCTCGCCATGACCGCGATCTCCCGATTCCTGCAGATCGAGGAGGACTTCGACGTCACCGTCGGCCACGCCGAGATGGTCGCCGTGATCGAACGTGAGATCCGCGCCCTGGAGGGAGAGCGCCGTCAACGGATCGGCTCGTCACCGAAGACCGTCGTCCGCAGCATCTCCCGCGGCGAGCCCGGGTCGTAG
- a CDS encoding TauD/TfdA dioxygenase family protein, which produces MTPTIICEPLAATVGAEVSGVDAEQLGRDDKVAGAVLAALEQYGVLVFRGLDLDPESQVAFSRRLGEIDYEPGHHPVPGIYRVTLDASKNSSADYLKATFEWHMDGCTPLHGEPPQKATVLSAKAVAATGGETEFASTYAAHDALGGEEKEAFAALRVVHAMEASQRRVTPDPTPEQLARWRARPTSVHPLVWRRRTGRRSLVIGVQAGHVVDMDLAEGRRLLQDLLDRATAPERVYRHRWSVGDTVIWDNTGVVHRAAPYDPGSPREMLRTTVFGDEPIR; this is translated from the coding sequence GTGACGCCGACCATCATCTGTGAGCCGCTGGCCGCGACGGTCGGCGCCGAGGTCAGCGGGGTCGACGCGGAACAGCTCGGCCGGGACGACAAGGTCGCCGGAGCCGTCCTGGCGGCACTCGAGCAGTACGGAGTGCTCGTCTTCCGCGGTCTGGACCTCGACCCGGAATCCCAGGTCGCCTTCTCCCGGCGCCTCGGCGAGATCGACTACGAGCCCGGGCACCACCCCGTCCCCGGGATCTACCGGGTCACCCTCGACGCGTCGAAGAACTCCTCGGCGGACTACCTGAAAGCCACGTTCGAGTGGCATATGGACGGCTGCACCCCGCTGCACGGAGAGCCACCGCAGAAGGCCACGGTGCTCAGCGCCAAGGCGGTGGCGGCGACCGGCGGGGAGACCGAGTTCGCCAGCACCTACGCCGCCCACGACGCGCTCGGTGGCGAGGAGAAGGAGGCGTTCGCCGCCCTGCGGGTCGTCCACGCCATGGAGGCCTCCCAACGCCGGGTCACCCCCGATCCGACCCCTGAGCAGCTCGCGCGGTGGCGGGCCCGCCCGACGTCCGTCCACCCGCTGGTGTGGCGGCGCCGCACCGGCCGGCGGTCGCTCGTCATCGGCGTCCAGGCCGGCCACGTCGTCGACATGGATCTCGCCGAGGGCCGGCGGCTGCTGCAGGACCTGCTCGACCGGGCGACGGCGCCCGAACGGGTCTACCGCCACCGGTGGTCCGTCGGTGACACCGTCATCTGGGACAACACCGGGGTGGTGCACCGGGCGGCGCCCTACGACCCGGGCTCGCCGCGGGAGATGCTGCGGACGACGGTCTTCGGTGACGAGCCGATCCGTTGA
- a CDS encoding aromatic ring-hydroxylating oxygenase subunit alpha: protein MAHAGKPAEASWTGRYPDLGTGLVSYEDSISPEFYELEREAIFKRAWLNVGRVEQLPRKGSFFTKNLDVAKTAVIIARDLDGRVRAFHNVCRHRGNKLVWENTPKHETSGVCRQFMCRYHGWRYGLDGQLKFVLQEEEFFDFDKADFPLVSVHCEVWEGFIFINLADEPSQTLPEFLGPMVRGLEGYPFHLVTERYAYKADLLSNWKIYLDAFQEYYHASVLHSQQQVPSLRSFESGFKAPYYQTDGPHRLVSTGGWKGVPRHLLPRDQMYPIEPNIEAGLMGPWQRPDIPELDPANLPAGLNPGGLDPWSISNFQIFPNFVILVYERGWYLTYQYWPTSHNTHSWEMSYYFPQSRNASERIRHELTAVISKEAGLQDAGTLDGTQMGLESRVIDRYPLSDQEITVRHLHKVAENWVQSYLRDEKAVRA from the coding sequence ATGGCGCATGCCGGCAAGCCGGCGGAGGCCAGCTGGACCGGGCGCTACCCGGACCTGGGCACCGGGCTCGTGTCGTACGAGGACTCGATCTCCCCGGAGTTCTACGAGCTCGAACGCGAGGCGATCTTCAAGCGAGCCTGGCTGAACGTCGGCCGAGTCGAGCAGCTGCCCCGCAAAGGAAGCTTCTTCACCAAGAACCTGGACGTCGCGAAGACGGCCGTGATCATCGCGCGCGACCTGGACGGCCGGGTTCGGGCCTTCCACAACGTCTGCCGGCACCGGGGTAACAAACTGGTGTGGGAGAACACCCCGAAGCACGAGACGAGCGGTGTGTGTCGCCAGTTCATGTGCCGATACCACGGCTGGCGTTACGGGCTTGACGGGCAGCTGAAGTTCGTTCTCCAGGAGGAGGAGTTCTTCGACTTCGACAAGGCGGACTTCCCGCTGGTGTCCGTCCACTGCGAGGTCTGGGAAGGATTCATCTTCATCAACCTGGCGGACGAGCCCAGCCAGACGCTGCCCGAGTTTCTCGGGCCGATGGTGCGCGGGCTCGAAGGCTATCCGTTCCACCTCGTCACCGAGCGGTACGCGTACAAGGCCGATCTCCTCAGCAACTGGAAGATCTACCTGGACGCGTTCCAGGAGTACTACCACGCCTCCGTCCTGCACTCGCAGCAGCAGGTCCCGAGCCTGCGAAGCTTCGAGTCCGGTTTCAAGGCCCCGTACTACCAGACCGACGGGCCGCACCGGCTGGTGAGCACCGGTGGCTGGAAGGGCGTGCCACGCCATCTGCTGCCGCGCGACCAGATGTACCCGATCGAGCCCAACATCGAGGCCGGGCTCATGGGGCCCTGGCAGCGCCCGGACATTCCCGAGCTCGACCCGGCGAACCTGCCGGCGGGTCTCAATCCGGGCGGTCTCGACCCCTGGTCGATCTCGAACTTCCAGATCTTCCCGAACTTCGTGATTCTGGTCTACGAGCGGGGCTGGTACCTCACGTACCAGTACTGGCCGACCTCCCACAACACCCATTCATGGGAGATGTCGTACTACTTCCCGCAGTCGCGGAACGCCAGCGAACGGATCCGGCACGAGCTCACCGCCGTCATCTCGAAGGAAGCCGGTCTGCAGGACGCCGGCACCCTCGACGGCACCCAGATGGGCCTGGAATCCCGGGTCATCGACCGGTACCCGCTCTCCGACCAGGAGATCACTGTTCGTCATCTCCACAAGGTCGCCGAGAACTGGGTGCAGTCCTACCTTCGTGACGAAAAGGCGGTCCGGGCGTGA